A portion of the Tenacibaculum todarodis genome contains these proteins:
- a CDS encoding DUF3857 domain-containing protein, which yields MKKLLFILITIASINCFSQEIEFGKVSKIELEEKFYPLDSTTDAAYLYRGRKTYYDFNQQEGSFNVTTEVHNRIKIYNKEGFDKATQNIYYYKPSSNKDTEKVTSIKAYTFNLGEKKQKLSSRDIFDKEENKYWSLKKLTMPNIKEGCIIDIKYKIISPFYNKIDDLDFQFEIPVKNLDYSLLIPEYFLFNNIPKGYYYIKPKIERKSNFIEINTKNRSGWNTSKTTYNYSKIDYVSLSSKYNAKNIPALKDNETFVSNISNYRGGVKFELREINFFKLGGSINTYSTSWENVSKKIYQSSSFGSELNKTNYFKNDLQNLIKTNSSNLEKTIAIFQFVKSKVKWNGYNGKYTDVGVKKAYKEGVGNVADINLILTSMLREAGLNASPVLVSTRKNGVPLFPTLEGFNYVIALVEFPNNTYTLLDATEPYSSPNILPTRALNWNGRKVTREGKSSWIKLTSNKLAEEENTVTIKIASDTSGSGFLRSKLDNLNALNFRKSYSHIKNEELINKLEEKYNIEIENYRLSNKKNISKPINQMSKFSSEDLVERINGKLYVHPLLFLTQTENPFKAESRKFPVDFTSPWKEINKTSIEIPEGYKIETTPDNLAIGLPDNLGFFKFQTTTTEKKIKVLSHIQFNSAIISPQYYPILKEFYSKVVAKQLEKIVLSK from the coding sequence ATGAAAAAACTATTATTTATTTTAATTACAATTGCATCAATAAATTGTTTCTCTCAAGAAATTGAGTTTGGAAAAGTATCAAAAATAGAATTAGAAGAAAAATTTTACCCACTAGACTCTACAACAGACGCGGCATATTTATATAGAGGCAGGAAAACATATTATGATTTTAACCAACAGGAAGGAAGCTTTAATGTTACAACAGAAGTACATAATAGAATAAAAATTTATAATAAAGAAGGTTTTGATAAAGCTACCCAAAACATTTATTATTATAAACCTAGTAGTAATAAAGACACTGAAAAAGTAACTTCTATAAAAGCATACACGTTTAATTTAGGAGAAAAAAAACAAAAATTATCTAGTCGTGATATTTTTGATAAGGAAGAAAATAAATATTGGAGTCTAAAAAAGCTAACAATGCCTAATATAAAAGAAGGATGTATTATTGATATAAAATACAAAATAATATCTCCTTTTTATAATAAAATTGATGATTTGGATTTTCAATTTGAGATACCTGTAAAGAACTTAGATTATTCATTACTTATTCCTGAATATTTTTTATTTAATAACATTCCTAAAGGTTATTATTATATTAAACCTAAAATAGAAAGAAAAAGCAATTTCATTGAAATTAACACTAAGAATAGAAGTGGGTGGAATACTTCGAAAACCACATATAACTATAGTAAAATAGATTACGTAAGTCTTTCATCAAAATATAATGCTAAAAATATACCCGCTTTAAAAGACAACGAAACTTTTGTAAGTAACATTAGTAATTATAGAGGAGGTGTGAAATTTGAATTAAGGGAAATAAATTTTTTTAAATTAGGAGGATCCATAAACACCTATTCAACTTCTTGGGAAAATGTTAGTAAGAAAATATACCAATCATCTAGCTTTGGTAGTGAACTTAATAAAACTAATTATTTTAAAAATGATCTACAAAATTTAATTAAAACCAATTCTTCTAACTTAGAAAAAACAATTGCTATTTTTCAATTTGTAAAGTCAAAAGTTAAATGGAATGGTTACAATGGAAAATACACAGATGTTGGTGTAAAAAAAGCATATAAAGAGGGTGTTGGTAATGTTGCTGATATAAATTTAATACTTACCTCAATGCTTAGAGAAGCAGGCTTAAATGCAAGTCCTGTTTTAGTTAGTACAAGAAAAAATGGAGTTCCTCTTTTCCCAACTCTTGAAGGGTTTAATTATGTAATTGCATTAGTAGAATTCCCTAATAATACCTATACTTTACTTGATGCTACAGAACCTTATAGTTCTCCAAACATATTGCCCACAAGAGCACTAAATTGGAATGGTAGAAAGGTAACAAGAGAAGGGAAATCTTCTTGGATAAAATTAACTTCAAATAAACTAGCTGAAGAAGAAAATACTGTTACTATTAAAATTGCTTCAGACACATCTGGATCAGGTTTTTTAAGATCAAAACTTGACAATCTAAATGCATTAAATTTCAGAAAATCGTATAGCCATATTAAAAATGAAGAATTAATTAATAAACTAGAAGAAAAATATAATATTGAAATTGAAAACTATAGATTATCAAATAAAAAAAATATAAGTAAACCTATCAACCAAATGTCAAAATTTTCTTCTGAAGATTTAGTTGAACGTATTAACGGGAAACTATATGTACACCCACTATTATTCTTAACACAAACAGAAAATCCTTTTAAAGCTGAAAGTAGAAAATTCCCTGTAGACTTTACTTCTCCTTGGAAAGAAATTAATAAAACATCAATTGAAATACCCGAAGGTTATAAGATTGAAACAACTCCCGATAATTTAGCAATAGGATTACCAGATAATTTAGGCTTTTTTAAATTTCAAACTACAACTACCGAAAAAAAAATAAAAGTACTTTCTCACATACAATTTAACTCAGCTATAATTTCACCACAATATTATCCTATTTTAAAAGAATTTTATAGCAAAGTAGTTGCTAAACAACTTGAAAAAATAGTGTTATCAAAATAA
- a CDS encoding Lrp/AsnC family transcriptional regulator, translating into MNLDATDKKLINLLQSDSKQTTKQLSLQLNLSVTAVYERIKKLEKENVITNYVALVDKQKVNRSFLVFCHIKLIQHTKEYLSNFEKEVQKLEEVSECFHVSGDYDYILKIYVKDMQEYREFMVNKVTALKHIGSTHSSFAITVVKNETKIVV; encoded by the coding sequence ATGAATTTAGATGCAACGGATAAAAAACTAATTAATTTATTACAAAGTGATAGTAAACAGACTACAAAACAGTTGTCTTTGCAATTAAACTTGTCAGTGACGGCAGTTTATGAACGTATAAAGAAATTAGAAAAAGAAAATGTTATTACTAATTATGTTGCGTTGGTAGATAAGCAAAAAGTGAATCGTTCTTTTTTGGTTTTTTGCCACATTAAATTAATTCAGCATACCAAAGAATATTTGTCTAATTTTGAGAAAGAGGTTCAGAAATTAGAAGAGGTTTCTGAATGTTTTCATGTAAGTGGAGATTACGATTACATCCTAAAAATCTATGTAAAAGACATGCAAGAATACAGAGAGTTTATGGTGAATAAAGTTACAGCTCTAAAACATATTGGAAGCACGCACAGTTCTTTTGCAATTACTGTAGTTAAAAATGAGACTAAAATTGTAGTATAA
- a CDS encoding aminotransferase class I/II-fold pyridoxal phosphate-dependent enzyme — translation MKDFKPANEIQDLQYFGEFGGVNPSISDSSTYTFLSAKTMFDTFEGNTDGCYLYSRHSTPSNLYLSEALAAMEGTESANVTGSGMGAITPTILQICGAGDHIVSSRTIYGGTYAFLKNFTPRMGIETSFVDITKLDIVEAAITENTKIIYCESVSNPLLEVADIKGLSTLAKKHNLQLVVDNTFSPLSISPAKLGADVVIHSLTKFINGSSDTMGGVICGTSDFVNATKSVIDGASMLLGASMDSLRSSSILKNMRTLHIRMKQHSKNAAFLAEKFESIGLKTVYPGLKSHTSHEVFKSMMNKEYGFGGMLTIDAGSLEKANALMELMQEKNLGYLAVSLGFYKTLFSAPGTSTSSEIPADEQKEMGLTDGLIRFSIGLDNDIERTYQMMKESMLEVGVLKPEMV, via the coding sequence ATGAAAGACTTTAAACCTGCAAACGAAATTCAAGATTTACAATATTTTGGCGAATTCGGTGGCGTAAATCCATCAATATCAGACTCTTCAACCTATACCTTTTTATCAGCAAAAACAATGTTCGATACTTTTGAAGGAAACACAGACGGCTGTTATTTATATTCTCGCCATTCTACTCCTTCAAACCTGTATTTAAGTGAAGCATTAGCAGCAATGGAAGGCACAGAATCTGCAAATGTTACTGGTTCAGGAATGGGCGCAATTACACCAACTATTTTACAAATTTGTGGCGCTGGAGATCATATTGTTTCAAGCAGAACAATTTATGGCGGAACGTATGCTTTCTTAAAAAACTTTACACCAAGAATGGGAATTGAAACTTCGTTTGTAGACATTACTAAATTGGATATTGTTGAAGCTGCGATCACAGAAAATACAAAAATAATTTATTGCGAATCGGTAAGTAATCCGTTGTTAGAAGTTGCCGATATTAAAGGATTATCCACTTTAGCCAAAAAACATAATTTACAATTAGTGGTTGATAATACCTTTTCTCCGTTATCAATTTCTCCTGCTAAATTAGGTGCAGATGTTGTAATTCATAGTTTAACAAAGTTTATTAATGGTTCTTCAGACACAATGGGCGGCGTTATTTGCGGAACTTCAGACTTTGTAAATGCTACTAAAAGTGTTATTGATGGTGCAAGTATGTTATTAGGCGCTTCGATGGATTCTCTTCGTTCTTCTTCAATTTTAAAGAATATGAGAACTTTGCATATAAGAATGAAACAACACAGTAAAAATGCTGCTTTTTTAGCTGAAAAATTTGAATCAATCGGTTTAAAAACGGTTTATCCAGGATTAAAATCGCATACTTCACACGAAGTTTTTAAATCAATGATGAATAAAGAATATGGTTTTGGAGGAATGTTAACTATTGATGCTGGTTCTTTAGAAAAAGCAAATGCGTTGATGGAATTAATGCAAGAAAAAAACTTGGGATATTTAGCAGTAAGTTTAGGTTTTTATAAAACATTATTTTCTGCTCCAGGAACTTCAACTTCTTCAGAGATTCCAGCAGACGAACAAAAAGAAATGGGTTTAACAGATGGTTTAATTAGATTTTCTATTGGTTTAGATAATGATATTGAACGTACTTATCAAATGATGAAAGAATCCATGTTGGAAGTAGGAGTTTTAAAACCAGAAATGGTTTAA
- a CDS encoding tRNA1(Val) (adenine(37)-N6)-methyltransferase: MKIGTDAVLLGAWCTVDNYPNAVLDIGSGTGIISLMIAQRCDAMTIDAVEIDENAYEQTVENFEQSDWGDRLYCYNASFQDFAEEIAEEEETYDLIISNPPFYTDEFETDNEARNKARFISSLSFEALISGVSKILSKSGTFSVVIPKKEEDSFVALALKQNLFLNRACRVKGTETSEIKRSLLEFSFEESTLIEEELIIEISRHNYTKEYIALTKDFYLKM; this comes from the coding sequence ATGAAAATTGGTACAGATGCTGTTTTATTAGGCGCTTGGTGTACTGTTGATAATTATCCAAATGCTGTTTTAGATATTGGTTCTGGAACAGGAATTATTTCTTTAATGATTGCTCAACGCTGCGATGCTATGACAATTGATGCGGTTGAAATAGACGAAAATGCGTACGAACAAACGGTTGAAAATTTTGAGCAATCAGATTGGGGAGATCGTTTGTATTGTTATAATGCTTCTTTTCAGGATTTTGCAGAAGAAATAGCAGAGGAAGAAGAAACGTACGATTTAATTATATCGAATCCGCCTTTTTATACTGATGAATTTGAAACCGATAACGAAGCCAGGAATAAAGCTCGTTTTATATCTTCTTTATCTTTTGAAGCGTTAATAAGTGGAGTTTCTAAAATTTTATCGAAAAGCGGAACGTTTTCTGTTGTAATTCCGAAGAAAGAAGAAGATTCTTTTGTTGCTTTAGCTTTAAAACAAAACTTGTTTTTAAATAGAGCTTGTCGTGTAAAAGGAACTGAAACTTCAGAAATTAAACGCAGTTTGTTGGAGTTTTCTTTTGAAGAATCTACACTTATTGAAGAGGAATTGATAATTGAAATCTCTCGCCATAACTATACAAAAGAATATATAGCATTGACGAAAGATTTTTATTTGAAGATGTAG
- the rimM gene encoding ribosome maturation factor RimM (Essential for efficient processing of 16S rRNA), whose amino-acid sequence MRKEDCFYLGNIVKKHSFKGEVVIKLDTDEPELYGNMESVFVDLGNNLVPFFIEKSSLSKGTALRVKFEGISNEADADAMMRAGIYLPLDLLPKLSGNKFYYHEVIGFTVVDTNFGEVGELVFINDKRVAHPLLEVERDGSTVLIPMIDDFIKKIDRENKVFEVETPEGLIDLYLEN is encoded by the coding sequence ATGCGTAAAGAAGATTGTTTTTATTTAGGTAATATTGTTAAAAAACATAGTTTTAAAGGTGAAGTGGTTATCAAATTAGATACCGATGAACCCGAACTATATGGAAATATGGAATCAGTTTTTGTCGATTTAGGCAATAATCTGGTTCCATTTTTTATTGAAAAATCTTCTTTAAGTAAAGGCACTGCTTTGCGTGTTAAATTTGAAGGAATTTCTAATGAAGCTGACGCAGATGCTATGATGCGAGCTGGTATTTATTTACCATTAGATTTATTACCAAAACTGTCTGGAAACAAATTTTATTATCACGAAGTAATTGGTTTTACTGTGGTTGATACTAATTTTGGAGAAGTAGGAGAGTTGGTTTTTATAAATGATAAAAGAGTAGCACATCCGCTTTTAGAAGTTGAGCGAGATGGAAGTACAGTTCTAATTCCTATGATTGATGACTTTATCAAGAAAATAGACAGAGAAAACAAGGTTTTTGAAGTTGAAACTCCTGAAGGTTTGATTGATTTGTATTTAGAAAACTAA
- a CDS encoding 30S ribosomal protein S16, with product MPVKIRLQRHGKKGKPFYWVVAADSRAKRDGRYLEKIGTYNPNTNPAIIDLDVDKAVDWLQKGAQPTDTAKALLSYKGAMLKNHLAGGVAKGALTEEQAEAKFTAWLEEKASKILAKKEGLSKADADAKIKALEAEKAVNEARIAAAAPVVEDTEEVAATAGDSEE from the coding sequence ATGCCAGTAAAAATTAGATTACAAAGACACGGTAAAAAAGGAAAACCTTTTTATTGGGTTGTTGCTGCTGATAGTAGAGCAAAAAGAGATGGACGTTACTTAGAAAAAATTGGAACGTACAATCCTAACACTAATCCTGCAATTATTGACTTAGATGTTGATAAAGCTGTAGATTGGTTACAAAAAGGTGCACAACCTACAGATACTGCGAAAGCATTATTATCTTACAAAGGTGCAATGTTAAAAAATCATTTAGCAGGAGGTGTTGCTAAAGGTGCTTTAACTGAAGAGCAAGCAGAAGCTAAATTTACTGCTTGGTTAGAAGAAAAAGCTTCAAAGATTTTAGCTAAAAAAGAAGGTTTATCTAAAGCAGATGCTGATGCAAAAATTAAAGCTTTAGAAGCTGAAAAAGCTGTAAACGAAGCGCGTATTGCTGCTGCTGCACCAGTTGTTGAAGACACTGAAGAGGTTGCTGCAACTGCAGGAGATAGCGAAGAATAA
- a CDS encoding ferritin-like domain-containing protein: MKYTEKISNKLNELLEKNYDAEKGYLNSADNVDSASLKIFFKKRASERSQFAKELRTEILSYGQIPEDNGSIKGAIHRNWMSLKSLFSGNNEEAILEEAIRGEKASLNEYNEILKEQAFVPSTRKMLENQKQQIQSAINTLKLEEHLVS; encoded by the coding sequence ATGAAATACACAGAAAAAATTTCGAACAAATTAAACGAATTATTAGAAAAAAACTACGATGCTGAAAAAGGATACTTAAACTCTGCTGACAATGTAGACAGTGCTAGTTTAAAAATTTTCTTTAAAAAAAGAGCTTCAGAAAGAAGTCAATTTGCTAAAGAATTAAGAACCGAAATTTTGTCTTACGGACAAATACCAGAAGACAATGGTTCAATTAAAGGTGCAATACACAGAAATTGGATGTCTTTAAAATCACTTTTTAGTGGAAATAACGAAGAAGCCATTTTAGAAGAGGCAATAAGAGGAGAAAAAGCAAGTTTAAATGAATACAATGAAATATTAAAAGAACAAGCCTTTGTGCCCTCAACAAGAAAAATGTTAGAAAATCAAAAGCAACAAATTCAATCTGCTATTAACACCTTAAAATTAGAAGAACATTTAGTTTCTTAA
- the dnaE gene encoding DNA polymerase III subunit alpha produces MYLIFDTETTGLPKSWNAPITDTDNWPRCIQIAWQLHDKMGNVLEHNDFLIQPDGFNIPFDAERIHGISTELAAKDGITLPEGLQLFNEALQKTKFIVGQNVGFDINIMGCEFHRLGVENNLTTLPLLDTCTEKTALMCQIPGGRGGKFKLPTLTELHNHLFGTGFGEAHNATADVEATTRCFLELIRLQEFTKEQLDADDDYFKNFSEANPKPIQVIGLKHINLKRESEKIRKSLEKLKDTADTKSTSAGLAELEGVQFSHLHNHTQYSVLQSTMQIGNIVKAAAEDNMPAVAMTDTANMMASFHFVSAVLKHNKTAETPMKPIIGCEFNVCTDHKNKSQKDNGYQVVLLAKNKKGYHNLAKMSSIAFVDGFYYVPRIDREVIKQYKEDIIVLTGNLYGEVPSKILNVGEKQAEEALLWWKEEFKEDFYIELMRHNQQDEKIVNETLLKFSKNHDIKIVATNNTFYLEKKDANAHDILLCVKDGEKQATPKGKGRGYRYGLPNEEYYFKSTNEMKNLFADLPEAIINIQEIVDKIEIFTLARDVLLPAFDIPEEFKDAEDEIDGGKRGENNFLKHLTFEGAKKRYGEITESIKERLDFELEVIEKTGYPGYFLIVEDFIREARNMDVSVGPGRGSAAGSVVAYCLWITNIDPIKYDLLFERFLNPERVSMPDIDIDFDDEGRGRVMDYVIDKYGANQVAQIITYGTMAAKSSIRDTARVLDLPLFEADRIAKLIPGIKLKNIFGDDAKSIGKVAGLRSEEKQLVEELKNMSFGNDLVSETINKATILEGSVRNTGIHACGVIITPGDITNYVPVALAKDSDMYVTQFDNSVVESAGLLKMDFLGLKTLTLIKDTVKIVKAKHNVDLDPENFPLDDEKTYELFQRGETVGIFQYESPGMQKHMRSLKPTVFADLIAMNALYRPGPMEYIPSFINRKHGTEDIEYDLPAMEEYLAETYGITVYQEQVMLLSQKLADFTKGEADVLRKAMGKKQIAVLDKMKPKFIEQAGKNGHDEEKLEKIWKDWEAFASYAFNKSHSTCYAWIAYQTAYLKAHYPAEYMASVLSNNMKDIKAVSFFMEECKRMGLQVFGPDLNESYLKFSVNDEGAVRFGMAAVKGVGAGAVRAIIEERRENGNYTSIFDLAKRVDLRSANKKSFDSLIKAGAFDSFTDTHRAQYFATDEKGLTFLERAMKFGSKFQENENSSQVSMFGEASTVQFPEPDIPECETWGTMELLSQEKEVIGIYISAHPLDDFKNEMIFCNATIRHFKDDFSKYVGANLSFAGIVTDVQHRVSKAGKGWAAFTIEDYSDSNEFRVFGEDYLKFKHFLVPNSFLFVRSTIQAGWTNKNTGVVGEPRLKFLDFKLLHDIMGELCKKITLKIPLHQITKDTIKNLEHTFATNSGSQSLHFTIWDAAEKIEVNTPSRNTKVNITNEFLSSLKTNNIDFKLN; encoded by the coding sequence ATGTACTTAATTTTCGACACGGAAACCACTGGATTACCTAAAAGTTGGAACGCTCCAATTACCGACACAGACAACTGGCCAAGGTGTATTCAAATTGCGTGGCAATTGCATGACAAAATGGGAAACGTTTTAGAACACAACGATTTTCTAATTCAACCAGATGGATTCAATATTCCGTTTGATGCAGAAAGAATTCATGGTATTTCTACCGAATTAGCAGCCAAAGACGGAATTACTTTACCCGAAGGATTGCAACTATTTAACGAAGCCTTACAAAAAACAAAATTTATTGTTGGTCAAAATGTAGGTTTCGATATTAATATTATGGGATGTGAATTCCACAGATTAGGTGTTGAAAATAATTTAACAACACTTCCACTTTTAGATACTTGTACGGAGAAAACTGCATTAATGTGTCAGATTCCTGGAGGTCGTGGCGGAAAGTTTAAATTACCAACCTTAACAGAATTACACAATCATTTATTTGGTACTGGTTTTGGCGAAGCACACAACGCAACTGCCGATGTTGAGGCAACTACACGTTGTTTTTTAGAGTTAATTCGTTTACAAGAATTTACCAAAGAACAATTAGATGCTGATGACGATTATTTCAAAAATTTCTCTGAAGCGAATCCAAAACCGATTCAAGTAATTGGTTTAAAACACATCAACCTTAAAAGGGAAAGTGAGAAGATTCGTAAAAGTCTTGAGAAGTTAAAAGACACAGCTGACACTAAATCTACCTCAGCAGGTTTAGCGGAATTAGAAGGTGTTCAGTTTTCACATTTACACAATCACACACAATACTCTGTACTACAATCTACCATGCAAATTGGTAATATTGTTAAAGCCGCAGCAGAAGACAACATGCCAGCAGTTGCAATGACAGATACTGCAAACATGATGGCTTCATTTCATTTTGTTAGCGCTGTTTTAAAGCACAATAAAACTGCTGAAACTCCAATGAAACCAATTATTGGTTGTGAGTTTAATGTATGTACAGATCATAAAAACAAATCGCAAAAAGACAACGGTTATCAAGTTGTTTTATTGGCAAAAAATAAAAAAGGATATCACAATTTAGCAAAAATGTCTTCCATTGCTTTTGTGGATGGATTCTATTATGTTCCAAGAATTGATAGAGAAGTTATAAAACAATACAAAGAAGATATTATTGTTTTAACAGGAAATTTATACGGTGAAGTACCAAGTAAAATTCTAAATGTTGGAGAAAAACAAGCTGAAGAAGCATTGCTTTGGTGGAAAGAAGAATTTAAAGAAGATTTTTACATTGAGTTGATGCGTCATAATCAACAAGATGAAAAAATTGTAAATGAAACGTTATTAAAATTCTCTAAAAACCATGATATTAAAATTGTTGCCACAAACAACACTTTCTATTTAGAGAAAAAAGATGCAAATGCACACGATATTTTATTGTGTGTAAAAGATGGAGAAAAACAAGCTACGCCAAAAGGAAAAGGTCGTGGTTATCGATATGGTTTACCTAACGAAGAGTATTATTTCAAGTCTACCAACGAAATGAAAAATCTCTTTGCAGATTTACCAGAAGCTATTATCAACATTCAAGAAATTGTAGATAAAATTGAAATTTTCACACTTGCAAGAGACGTTTTATTACCTGCTTTTGATATTCCTGAAGAATTTAAAGATGCAGAAGATGAAATAGATGGCGGAAAACGAGGTGAAAATAATTTCCTTAAACACCTAACTTTTGAAGGTGCTAAAAAACGTTATGGAGAAATTACAGAATCCATTAAAGAACGTTTAGATTTTGAATTGGAAGTAATTGAAAAAACAGGTTATCCTGGTTATTTTTTAATTGTTGAAGATTTTATTCGCGAAGCAAGAAACATGGACGTTTCTGTCGGTCCAGGACGTGGTTCTGCAGCTGGTTCTGTAGTTGCCTATTGTTTATGGATTACCAATATTGACCCAATAAAATACGATTTACTTTTTGAGCGTTTCTTAAATCCGGAACGTGTTTCCATGCCCGATATTGATATTGATTTCGATGATGAAGGTCGTGGACGAGTAATGGATTATGTAATTGATAAATATGGCGCAAATCAAGTTGCACAAATTATTACTTACGGAACAATGGCGGCAAAATCTTCTATTAGAGATACTGCCAGGGTTTTAGATTTACCACTTTTTGAAGCCGATAGAATTGCCAAATTAATTCCAGGAATTAAACTTAAAAATATTTTTGGAGATGATGCAAAAAGTATCGGGAAAGTTGCTGGCTTACGTTCAGAAGAAAAGCAATTAGTAGAAGAATTAAAAAACATGTCTTTCGGAAACGATTTGGTTTCAGAAACAATAAATAAAGCTACAATATTAGAAGGTTCTGTTAGAAATACTGGTATTCATGCTTGTGGTGTAATCATTACACCTGGAGATATTACAAACTATGTTCCGGTTGCTTTGGCAAAAGACTCCGACATGTATGTTACCCAGTTTGATAACTCTGTAGTAGAATCTGCAGGTTTATTAAAAATGGATTTCTTGGGTTTAAAAACGTTGACTTTAATTAAAGACACCGTTAAAATTGTAAAGGCAAAACATAATGTAGATTTAGATCCAGAGAATTTTCCTTTAGATGATGAAAAAACATATGAGCTTTTCCAAAGAGGAGAAACTGTAGGTATTTTTCAATATGAATCTCCAGGAATGCAAAAACACATGCGCTCTTTAAAACCTACGGTTTTTGCAGATTTAATTGCAATGAACGCATTGTACAGACCTGGACCAATGGAATATATTCCGTCTTTTATTAATAGAAAGCACGGAACCGAAGATATTGAGTACGATTTACCTGCCATGGAAGAATATTTGGCAGAAACTTACGGAATTACAGTTTACCAAGAGCAAGTAATGTTACTCTCGCAAAAATTGGCAGATTTTACAAAAGGTGAAGCCGATGTTTTGCGTAAAGCAATGGGTAAAAAGCAAATTGCAGTACTTGATAAAATGAAACCAAAGTTTATTGAGCAAGCTGGAAAAAATGGGCACGATGAAGAAAAATTAGAGAAAATTTGGAAAGACTGGGAAGCCTTTGCAAGTTATGCCTTTAACAAATCTCACTCTACCTGTTATGCTTGGATTGCTTATCAAACCGCATATTTAAAAGCACATTATCCAGCAGAATATATGGCTTCCGTACTTTCAAACAACATGAAAGATATAAAAGCAGTTTCATTTTTTATGGAAGAATGTAAACGAATGGGACTACAAGTTTTTGGTCCAGATTTAAATGAATCTTATTTAAAATTCTCTGTAAATGATGAAGGTGCAGTTCGTTTTGGAATGGCAGCAGTTAAAGGTGTTGGTGCAGGAGCTGTAAGAGCAATTATTGAAGAAAGAAGAGAAAATGGAAACTACACTTCTATTTTCGATTTAGCTAAACGTGTTGATTTGCGATCTGCCAACAAAAAGTCTTTTGATAGTTTGATAAAAGCAGGTGCTTTTGATTCTTTTACAGATACACACAGAGCCCAATATTTTGCAACCGATGAAAAAGGCTTGACCTTTTTGGAACGTGCCATGAAATTTGGAAGTAAATTTCAAGAAAACGAAAATTCCTCGCAAGTTTCTATGTTTGGAGAAGCTTCTACGGTTCAATTTCCAGAACCAGACATTCCTGAATGTGAAACTTGGGGAACTATGGAACTTTTATCGCAAGAAAAAGAAGTTATTGGTATCTATATCTCTGCACATCCGTTAGATGATTTTAAAAATGAAATGATTTTTTGCAACGCAACAATAAGACATTTCAAAGATGATTTTAGTAAATATGTTGGAGCAAACTTATCTTTTGCTGGCATTGTTACTGATGTACAACACAGAGTTTCTAAAGCTGGAAAAGGCTGGGCAGCTTTTACAATTGAAGACTATTCAGATAGTAATGAATTTAGAGTTTTTGGAGAAGATTACTTAAAATTTAAACACTTTTTAGTTCCAAATTCATTCCTTTTTGTACGCTCTACTATTCAAGCAGGCTGGACAAATAAAAATACAGGAGTTGTTGGTGAACCAAGATTAAAGTTTTTAGACTTTAAACTGTTACATGATATAATGGGTGAGTTATGTAAAAAAATAACCTTAAAAATACCTTTACATCAAATTACAAAAGACACCATTAAAAATCTAGAACACACATTTGCAACCAATAGCGGAAGTCAATCTTTGCATTTTACTATTTGGGATGCAGCAGAGAAAATTGAAGTAAATACACCAAGTAGAAATACAAAAGTGAATATTACTAATGAATTTTTGAGTTCACTTAAAACTAATAATATAGACTTTAAGTTGAATTAA